In the genome of Ictalurus punctatus breed USDA103 chromosome 3, Coco_2.0, whole genome shotgun sequence, the window attattggaaccCTTTAATCTATACTTTGTGCTACTTTcctttgtcaagataacagctctgggtcttctcctataatgcctgatgaggttggagaatacatggcaaggtaTCTTTATGTGAAAGGCTTACTGATATTCAATTTTATAAGTGAGTTTTATGTGTCTCTCCCTACTAATGGGCTTAAAACAGAAAACGACCTCTCTTACCTTTACCCACTGAGTCACCAGATTAATTTGGTTGTGTCATACAATTCTGAGAAGAGTGTTTCAGTAAAGCCTAAAAAATGTTTACGGCATAATTTAAGACTTGTACATCACATGTAACATGTAAAAAGTTATtgtttttactgaaaaacaGTGTGACAGCccaattatataatatttagagaGCCTGTTATGTctgatatatacagtgctgCTGCCTAGTGGTAATTCAAAGAAGAGACTCTAGTAGTATTTGTCAATGTACACATCACAtccacttttttcttttcacagaaACCTGTTTCCATCTAACCTGGTAGCTGCTGCTTTCCGCTCAGTGAGTACCGTTCTTCTTTCCTTTGATGTTTCAACTCAGACTGTAATCAATGTATACAAAATCCATATACCAGAAGCAGCTGTTTAACCATTGTATTTATGACCACTTTCCAACCTCAGTTCCTCCATATTAACAGCCCTACAATGCTTAATGAAGAGAGTCTCTGATTGCTGTGAGCTTTTTTCTCTTTACCCAGTAAATATCTCCCATGCTTTCTCTCACCATTAAAAGCTGCCCAGTCATTGCCAAAGCAGGCGTATTCCATTCCCTGATGCCTGGCAACCTGGCGCGCTTTACTAGGATGTACTACATGGGTGACTGATCAGGCTTATGTGAGTTTTGCGGAAAGCTGAGAAAGGGTTACAGGGTTGTGTTAGGGGTCGTAGATAATGTCACCAGGCACAGTGGGGAATGTGTACAGCTGAGTGTGCAATGTTCCCCCACTGACTCAGGCCTTAGTCAACTAATAAATAATCATGTAGATAGTAATTAGATCCgttacaaccaaaaaaaaataaataaccataCCTAAATTAAACCATACCTAAATTACTGCAGCCATGATACAGATACAAAGGAGATGTAATGGGGGGCTGGGGGTGGGGTACTGCCCGTTACTCTTCTACTGAAAGCCAATGTCAAATTGAAAGGAATTCACTTCAGACTCAAATCTCGATGATCCTAATTCATAATCAAAAATACTTATAGGTCAGATAGTCAGGGAGACATATTTTTATCCACCCTGAaaggattaaataaaaaatactatttttGACTGTTTCCTGCACATTGGCTGTTCATATATTATACAAGAGATAGGACAGGCTGGGAGACCACAGTCGACATAGTTAAAGTTTCTGAGCAAGAGGAGCCTCTGAATAGCAGCGCCATTGTCAATGTGTGTGCCAGTTGGCAGGTTCTCTTCAGCTGTACTTTAAATGCTGCTTTTGTAGACTTCTGGAGAGACTTCAGTGATTCATGGAGATGAATAAACTTGACAGTTCATTGAAATGTCAATGAGTTGAAATGTAAAGTTATGGAAAATATAGGCATgcatatatattatgtattgcTAATGAAGAACtatacttaatttttttattatgtcaTAATCTCTACTTTTTGTTGTAGTATGCTACAGACTACAAGATGATTCCAGTGGGAAACACAACGAATGGGACTATACTCTATCAAAAGGTATCTATATTTTACTGCAAGTTATGTCAACAAATATACTATCAAAATATTGTTTCATCACAATGTTTTGATTGCTGTAACTAAACTATTAATGTACATTGttctatttttttgttgttgttgttagacAAATGATAAAATTGTGTATTTTGTTGCCTGGGCATTCTATGAAACAGGTGAAATGTTGGATTTTAGATGTATATACGGTACATAGGGTTACATAGTATGGCCAAAAATAATGATTATATTACTAGACATTACAATTGTGGTATACCTTGCAACACAGAAACGAGTTTGCTTTGCattcatttgacatttattattatttagcattttcagCCTTATCTAGAAGAACTTTGTCTCAGTTGCTGGTTTTGCATACCTTGATTTTTTATCTCTTGCCACTCTTCAGCTATTTAAACACTTGAACAGCTGGCGACGGAAAGTCTTTCCAAGAGAGCTTTAGTCACCATGTGTTTCAAAACAACAGCATTTAACTCCCATGGAACATTTAGATCTTTCCAGAGTAAAGGATTTTTCCTGTCTTTCCGTAGTATTCACTGTTTTATTCCCATTTTATATGAaaaataggatttttttttttctcccatttgtaaacattcagcagaaATGTGTTTCTTGATGACTCCCATCAGACATAGATGAGCCATGCCTGAGTGTCTGATGGAGCCCAGTATTTGGGTAATTGCCAATGTGATCCCTTCACATTTCCATCCTAATGTGAATACTCTAACCCATGCCCAAGTGAGACACTGTCTGAAAACAGTGGTCTCTTGGAGATTATTGACCTATACTGAATACAGTTGGAGGTACTCGCATAGTAACATTGTCTCACATTTGTAACAATCCACGTAGTCTGTTTGTATGAAAGTGAACTAAATACAAGCATGAGATTAAGTTGGACCTAATCTAATAGACCAACACTGTTCTGGTGTCCTGTATGggcagaaactccacacagccACTGTACCACCATGGATGTTATTGGAAGATTTAATTCTTTTATAGCATCCACCAAGACTTCAgcctgaaataaatacaaaaataattaaacaaatgttgaaatatacaataaaatatatttcatgtaATTGTTTAGGGTtcctttaacattttaaaataattgtttagcatttaattatgaatataattaatttatttcatattagaCCTTACAGTCATTCATAAATGTCCATacatcaggtgtgtgtgtgtgtatgtatgtgtgtgtatatatatatatatatatattatataaaaccaGTGTTACTTATAACGTTTTTAATGAGCTTTTAACTAAAACAGCTGTAAGAGAGACAACACAGCCTGTGTTATAGAACATCCAAAGAGTTTCAGCCTTTATGTTTTGTCGAGGGCACAATGCAACAGGCTTATATAGTCTCGATCAGCCCCAGTCAAATAGACTTTATATGGCTTCCCAGTTACCAGTGACACAGATGCTGTGTAAACATGGGGGTGAGACAGCAAGAAAAACACTGCTGTGTGCTTATTGATTTAGTTGAATTTGTCTGTTTAAGGTATCTTCTAACTAAAAAGCATGAAAAGTTCAAACAGGTTCATTCATGCAGTTTGCTATGACCAGTCACATACAAACAGAACATTTTGACCTTTACTGTGGTGGAGAAGGTTATAAAAACATTAAGTTTAGGGATACCATTACTAAGTAGACACAAAGACGCCAACAAGGAGAGGAATAAtgataacagaaaaaaatagctacattaaaaaataaataaaaggagacCCGAAAAGTTATTGGAGGCAAATGAACTAAAGGTCTACATTTATGTCACTTTTAtaagtgtttttttaatcacattcaaaaatgtgattttttttactattaatcTCTCAAAATGCATTTCtttgatattttttgtttgatatttttAAACCTGACAGTTTAtctcacagtgatgtttgtgaaAGGAAGCACCTTGAACTAGGCTGATATCTAAAGGCATATTTGGCTGGTTGCAGGTGCCAATGGGAACAGAAGCAGATGGGATGAACATTCTTGGCCTGGTACTGTTTGCCATGGTGTTTGGAGTGGCCTTAAGAAAGCTGGGAGCTGAAGGGGAGGAGCTCATACGTTTCTTTAATGCTTTCAATGAAGCCACTATGGTACTGGTATCTTGGATTATGTGGTGAGTGAAACCCTCTGATTAAAGACTTAAACTTGATAACAGTGAATGCAAGCAGTCTGCCTTGATTTTTCTACAGTATTGGTCCAAGTCCGATTATCCCTAAACATTTTCTAATATTAACAATTCTTAATGACAGATTTGAGTTTACAAACAGTACAAACTGCTTGCAAACAGTTTCACTGTCAGGTTGTCTTATTGAGCGGTATGGAGAAAATTATTCAGACTGTTTTAAATGCACTTTAGAGGACATTTACGgcaaataaatatgtaattgCAAAAGGTCCATGGTCTTTTCCATTAGTCATTCCTGGTTATGGCTGGATGTTTTGGTTTGAGCGTTATTGCACAAATGTATGGGTCATGGAAATACACACTTTGTCCCCATAAGCTCTTACATATTTTAGAGTGAGTTATGTCCTAAAATGtccttaataaaaaaataattaaaataatttctgaTGCTGTCAAATGCCCTGTGATTTATATGCTGTATATCAATGTGTTTACAGGTATGTACCAGTTGGCATCATGTTCCTGGTAGGCAGTAAGATTGTGGAGATGGAGGATGTGGTTCTGCTTGTCACCAGCTTAGGAAAATACATCTTTGCTTCAATCCTGGGCCATATTATCCATGGTGGCATTGTCTTACCTCTTATCTACTTTGGACTCACTCGCAAAAACCCCTTCAGCTTCCTCGCTGGCCTGATCACACCTTTCACCACAGCCTTCGCTACTTGTTCCAGGTAATTCCTATTGTGAACGTTGCGGTCTGTACAGTGTTCACGTTCTCTATACCCAAACAGGATTTCAATGCCAGCTCAGATTTCAGTCTACATTGTGATTTGTATATTCAACTTATTTGCATGCTTTGGGGTTTTCAGCACAATGCTACCCAGATGTTTTCTTCATTTGattgaaaatgtaaactttagCAATTTGATCTGTTCACAGAGGAAGTAGAGCTGTTTCAACTATTAGGATCATTCAAGGTTGAACTTTAGGTCCTGCTGCATTAAAAACttcctttaaatgtttaatctaAATAGAAAACATCTCTAATTATAAGGTAATAGAATTGCGTTGAACATTTATGTGGCCGTATGCTCTGTTTCACCTAGGTTCTATTCATCTCTGTTGTTTGGCCTTCTTTCATTATGACTTGTTATTTTTGCTTTCTCAGCTCAGCAACTCTGCCCTCCATGATTAAATGTGTTGAGGAGAATAATGGTGTAGACAAAAGGATCAGCCGTTTTATCCTGCCCATCGGAGCTACTGTAAACATGGATGGAGCTGCTATCTTCCAGTGCATTGCTGCTGTATTCATTGCCCAACTGAACAATGTCGACCTCAACGCTGGCCAGATCTTCACTATTCTGTGAGTGCATTACTGAAGGCACAGCTTCTGACAGACTAAGCAAGCATATTAATAGACATGCAGAATGTGTTCTAGGCAGCATTCCTGTCCCAGGAGTTAAAACAACCTATGCAGGCTCTGTCTTATGCCAACCCAGTGCTATTAAGAGTGATCTAAATTTACTAGCACAAGAACCACTCTTGCTTCTCGGTTTCCTTAACTGTGAGAGAGTTACCAAGAAAGGGGAAGATAGGCATTGAtttgcttttatatttatttatttgtttgtttgttgaattTTTTCCTCAAAGTGAATTAAAATTGAGATAAGATACAGTCCAAGCAGCTGTGGGTTAAAGGAcatgctcaagggcccaacagtggctctTTGGAGTCTCAGGGCTTTGTCGATCAATAACCGAGAGCTTAACTGCTGCCCGTACATTGAGAGAATGAAAGTAATAGAGATTTTTCTATCCTTTTTGCAGTGTGACAGCTACAGCGTCCAGTGTTGGAGCAGCGGGCATTCCAGCCGGAGGAATCATCACCATTGCGATCATTTTGGAAGCCATTGGCCTACCTACCAATGATCTGTCACTAATGCTGGCTGTGGACTGGATTGTGTAAGATATCctctattaaataaatttcattatTCTCTACTGCACATGATTTAGTCCAATTactcttttttaaattagaatTTAGCGTTTATCATATCACATATCTGGAAATATGTTTGCTATATACACAATTTCTTATATTACAACCACAGACTCTGATTTGTGCGTGTGATTTTTCTGTGTGATGTCTTACTCCCTTATATATCATGTGACACAACACATGCTTGAGAATTTAGTAAcaagttatttatatattggtgtacgtgtgtgtgtgtgtgtgcatgtgtacgtgtgtatgtgcataTTCTTTTTTCAGGGACCGTACCACCACTGTGGTAAATGTGGAAGGCGATGCTCTGGGTGCTGGGATCTTGCACCATATAAATGAGCAGGAGAcgaaaaagcaaaaacattttggCAGCCagcaggaagaggaggagctaAAGGAGGTTAAAGTGGAAGCCGTGGCTAATGTCCAGGCTGAAGAGGAGACCTCACCTCTTGTCACGCACCAAAGGCTGGGCGATGACTGCTCATATAACTCTGCTGATGAAAAGGATGGCGTGGAGTCCGTGTTCTAAACTTACTTTCTTCTAACCACTGAAAGCAGTTTATCCATTCAAAGCATTTCCAAACTCAATCCTTGCTTACTCCTCTCTAAAGTCCGGAAATACAGGCCGTATTTCCTGTCTACAAGTTGTGAGacttactgtatatttgttttgtggTATTAGCAAATAGAATGGGATAGAATGAGATAGAGAAATGATCATTGTAGTTACATTCATACCACTTTTATTCtgccaaaacatttttattaatctcTCTTCTGGGaaaaatttccttttttttttttttttttttttacatgtctaAAAGGGAGACTATTCCCTATTTTGAGTAGTTGTTAAAGATAGTGAAGAAAATCATTTACAGACTGACCTCTTTCACTGGCTCTATTTATTTGCTGTATCTTTACTTCACCTGTGAAACATTAACCATTTTGAAGAtggaaaataaaacatgtattgtaaatatttgtttccCAGTCTAGGGACACTGAGATTTGATGAGGACTGCATTGCAAAGTGACAATCTGAATATGACTTCTGGTGCATGATTTCACTGGTTTCTGGgaaaataagaagaataaaagcgCCATTGGATATACTCCAGGGGCATTTATGTCCGGTTGCTCATGGGTGTCACAGAAACGCTACTAAAGTAAGATACTGTAGTGACACCCAGTGTTATACATGTGAAAGTACTGTCATTCTCAGCCAATCTTTCTTTATGTTCAGGTGGTATAGTTCACGTAAACATACGGTAGACCACTGATGGACAAAATAAAATTGatgttgtttgtttacatttcagtATTGATTTGCAACTAAATGTGAATTAATTAAGTTTAAAGGGCCATTAAACaatgaattttaaatgtattgagAATTATAACTGCTAGGTCAACTTGTGATTTTACATAATTTCTTGCAATTTTGTTACTTTTGTacacaattttttaaacatatttatctTAATCTAGATGCTAAAAGCATTGGCTGCCAAATTGGTAAAGAGTGTTATTGGCTGGTTTAGCAAGTTAATACCACTgtatgtgttaataatgtgtttttgaaATATTACCAGTACATACAGTAATACACCAATCAATCTTAAAACTGTGACTTAACTATGTAACTACTACTGATTTCCCTCAGCTGTAATATCTTTGTCATTAAATCAAGAGCAAAGTGGCCTGTCTTTTCTGTGGTGTTGCAAACAGGTTGAATGTTCcctaatagtttttttttttttttatgtaaatgtgaaatgtgaaacccgtatataaaaaaaaaagaagcatgaaatgtgtgtgtgtgtgtgtgtgtgtgtgtgtcccaagATGTCAGTATGAACATAATGCAAATCCCAATATAATGCAGTTCATAATCAAATTATCTGTTGGAAATAGATTCACAAGGGAGAAAGGGCTACTAACCTTACCTTTGTAACCTTAGTATCTTTTCTCTAGAAAAGTgcatgtagtgtacctttaaaaccTTACTCTAAAAAGTAAATTACGGTCCAATTAAGTGCCTTAGATCTTGTTTAACActatatccacatttccaggttAAGTTTACAAAAGATAAAGATTTAGTAGCCTAGTGTTTAGTATAGCCGggtaaaatgttatttactgtatgattttcaacatgttttttaatgttcatttatattaaaattcaGTTTCTCAGTGTTCTTACATGGTATGTTTTATGCAGGCCACTGCACGATACTGGTATATTGGtagtacaataataataataataataataataatagttgttgttgttgttattattattattgttattgttataatGGCATATTTACCGActacataaacacataaaagtaaataaaaatacaaaagaagaaaagaggaaCCTCAGCGTTTCCTCTGCTATGTCCGGCCAGTGGAGAAGAAGGCTGATGTTTCTATTGGCTGGCTGCCTCGGGCTCTTCCGCTTTTCCCGCTTGCCTTTAATAGGAACCGTTTTACTACCGGGCTGAACTGTATTTTCACTGCTGAACATTTCACTACGCACTATATGCGTGTGAATTTAATATACACTGAGCTTTTAAAACTCCTTCTACGCTacatctggggggaaaaaaggtattTACACTGTATTATTAGCCTACATAAAATGGCTGCCTGCTAACATCGAAGATTGTCTTTTTGTGATGATCAGAAGCGGTATAATATTTACACTCATTAACTCTCATTACAAATTACGCTATATATAGATGTCAGTCGTCGGCACCAATAACTCGATAGTTTACAAATAACTGTGTTGACAAATGACAGCTATTCTCTGTTATGTGTGACAGAAGACGTTCCTTTGTTAACCCTTTAGTCATTTGTCCTTTACAGATAATGCCTACATTGAAACCTTTCCGTTTCATCAGCTCCATCTATTTAGGGCATACTACAGTAGCTCGAGAGCTATTATTAGTCTTTTCTGACCTGCCGCTT includes:
- the slc1a4 gene encoding neutral amino acid transporter A, coding for MTEKKNEINGHAVSETVIPVVSLKSEKRNCKYKLKSFLRRNLVVILTVSGVLVGVWLGVMVRKMNLTRAQMTYFAFPGEMLLRMLKMIILPLVVCSLISGAASLDTRSLGKLGGIAVSYFLVTTLIASSIGIALAFLIKPGVGAGALNTNSLALESVSNNKETADSFLDLARNLFPSNLVAAAFRSYATDYKMIPVGNTTNGTILYQKVPMGTEADGMNILGLVLFAMVFGVALRKLGAEGEELIRFFNAFNEATMVLVSWIMWYVPVGIMFLVGSKIVEMEDVVLLVTSLGKYIFASILGHIIHGGIVLPLIYFGLTRKNPFSFLAGLITPFTTAFATCSSSATLPSMIKCVEENNGVDKRISRFILPIGATVNMDGAAIFQCIAAVFIAQLNNVDLNAGQIFTILVTATASSVGAAGIPAGGIITIAIILEAIGLPTNDLSLMLAVDWIVDRTTTVVNVEGDALGAGILHHINEQETKKQKHFGSQQEEEELKEVKVEAVANVQAEEETSPLVTHQRLGDDCSYNSADEKDGVESVF